Within the Helicobacter sp. MIT 21-1697 genome, the region GAATCACAAAAGGTTGTTTTTGGCTTTGTAAAGATTGAATGAGTTTTGATGTGCAAGAGTGAGCAAAGGTGTGTAAGGCAGGAAAGTTAGGGCTTTGGAGCGCTTGTAAAACTTCATTTGGTTTAAAAGAGCGAAGTATTTGTGTGAGCTGTATCCTTGAGCTAAGCCACGCGTTAAAAAGATGACTTTGATAGCTTGAGATGAGAAAATTACTGATTTTTTTGTTTTTGAGCGTGAGTTTATGCTCACTTATAGCCTTGCCACTTTGAAAATTATCTCCCTCTTTGCCAAAACGTTGATTACCAAAATAATTTGGGAATCCACTTTGAGCAAGCAATCCTAATATAGAGTGAAGTTTGGTAGCATTATTTGGAGAAACTTTTTTAAGGCGTATAAAAAAGCTATTGCCCTTAAGATGTCCGATTTTGAGTTTGTGATTGTGGGGCGTGAGAGTGAGAATCTTAATGTGTTGGGTGGATAAATAGGACAGGGCAGATTCAATGCGATTGTGCAAAGAGCGGGGAATGCTTAGATATTGATAGCTTGTAGCTGCCTTATCTTTAAGCCCTGCATAGCCAATGTCGCGCACTCTGCAACCTAGTGTATTGGAGAGAATCTTCAAGAGTTCAAAGGTGCTTAAACCTTTTTTTCGCACATAAAGCAATAAATGCTCACCACTCCCGCTTGGCTCATAAAGTGGCATTTCTTTAATAACAAAATCGCGAGGCGAGGCGTTGAAATGGCATTCTATGGGAGTATGTGTAAAGGGATAGATTCTAAAAGTATTTTCAAATGTATGGGAGTGTAGCGACATAGCTAAATAATGGTGCGTTTGATAAAGGGCGAGAGATGAGTGAGAATCTCATAGCTGATTGTGCCAAAGGCTTGAGCAATCACATTTGCATCATCAAAGACGCAGATTCTAGGTTCATCGCATATACAAGAGAAGCAATCCATTGACGAGCGGGGCAGGATTTGATAGCCTTTAGCTGTATAGACTTTGTGTCGCTCACTTACGCGAAAAAATCCATCGCCATAGCCTATATCATAAGTGCTTACTTTATTTTGAGAATCCATTTTTGTGCAGCCACTATAACCAATGCGGGCATTTTGAGGTAGAATGCGTGTGGAGATTCTATCTGCATAGAGTGCGGCAACTTTGCGCAGTTTTGCACTGATAGGATTCTCAAAGGCAACATCAAGGTAGCCATACGCTGCAATGCCTATACGCACTAAATCATCACTAATTTTATTTTTCATTGCTTCGCGCACTGCCCCAGAGGAACTTAGAGAATGAAAACGTGGCAGAGGAAAACCATACTTTTGGGCTAAGTCTTTAACTTCTTGTTTGATAAGTGCGAATCGCTTTTGTGTATGCTCAAACTCATCATCAATATCATCGCCATAGCCATTATGTGAAAATACACCCATAAGGTTTAAGCCCTGATGTAAAATAAGTTTGATAAACTCATCTATTTCATCTACTTGTATGCCATTGCGATTCATTCCTGCATTGACTTTTAGCTCCACATTTGTGCCTTTTGGTAGGATAGAAATATGTTCTTTGTCATTAATAACAAAGGCAATGTGCGGAGGGAATGCACCTTGAGGCATTCCATAAAGTGCAGTAATGCAGGGGAAATCATCTTTTATTCGCATTGCTTCGGCATAGTTTTTGACAAATACACTCTTAATATCATATTCTCTTGCCAAAGTGCTTATTTGCTCTAAGCCGTGTCCATAGGCATTATCTTTGAGCACAACAGCAATTTCTGTATGTGTTCCAATATGTGAGGATATGAGATTGAGATTATGTTTGTAAGATTGAGAATCAATAATTATTTCGGACATAATGTCGTTTATGCGGATACAATATCATATCCGCATAAATCAATTTATTTAGGAAGCTTAGAGATATAATCTGCTAATGCTTCAATATCAGCATCGCTTACATTCGCCATTTGTCCATACATAATAGCCTTAGCACCGCCATTATCAGCAGTTTTAGCCTTATATCCTTTGAGCTGTGTAAGAAGCTCATCTTTAGACATACCAGCGATTGTTTTATCGCCTTTGCTGCCCGGAGCAATTTTCTTTGCATCAGGTCCGTGGCACGCAACACATTTTTTGAATACCGCAGGAGCTTCAGCAAAAGCAAAACTAGCAAAACCCAAAAGTGTAAGTAAAAGCAACTTTTTCATCGTTTGTTCCTTTCTGTTGTTGAAGTTTTAGAAAACGCGTAAATTATACGCCCAAAGAAATTAATTATTTCTTAATTATTTCTTAATTATTTCTTAACTAAAGCTTCACACGCAAACTCATTGCGCGAGAAAGGGAGAGTTGGTCAATAGCATCTAACCCTATGCCTGTGGGCACACCTTGCGCGATTTTGCTAAAGTGCAAAGGTGCGTTGATTTTATCCTCAATATAGAGCATAATTGCTTCATTTGCGAGACTTGGTGAGAGTGCGAAAATAATTTCACGCACAGATTCTACACTAATTCTTTGATTGAGTAGTGCAAAGTCAATTTGTTCTAAATCTCCTTGTGAATCTAACACAAAATATCGCCCTCTAAATTCCCCCATATCTTCAAGTGTGAAAATATCGCGTGGATTTGCCACAATACATAACTCTCCATTTTCCCTTGAGCTATCAAGGCAAATATCACAAATCTCGCTTTCACTTATACCAAAGCATTTATGACATTTTTGCACCAAAAGAGCAGCATTTTCAATAGCGTGGGCGATATTAAGCCCTAAAAATTTATTTTCCATACACAGAGCATACGCCATTTTTTGCGCACTTTTTTTACCAATAGCAGGGAGTTTTTCAAGTGTGGAAATAAGCTCCGAAAACGCCTTGAGGCTGGATTTGTATTGATTCATTGTGTGCCTTTATTTAGATTAAACTTGCAATCATAGCTATAAAGAATTTAACTTCGCCTTATAAAATTTCGCTACAATTTCAGATTTAATTTTGATGTCAAAGTAGGAGTGAGTTTTGGAGACATTTGATTATTATGAAATCCTTGAAGTTACGCGCACAAGCGATAAGGAGACAATTAAAAAAGCTTATCGTAAAATGGCGCTCAAATATCACCCCGATAGAAATCCCGATGATAAAGATGCAGAAGAGCAGTTTAAACGCGTGAATGAAGCCTATGAGGTGCTAAGTGATGATTCCAAGCGGCAAATTTATGACAAATATGGCAAGGAGGGCTTGCAAAACTCCGGCTTTAGTGGTTTTAGTGGGCGCGATTTTAGTGATATTTTTGGGGATTTGGGTTCAATTTTTGAATCTGCATTTGGTGCAAACTTTGGATTTTCTACCCAAAAGCGAAATGGCAGTAAATATCATTTAGATGAGATTATTGGTTTGGAGTTAAGCTTTAAAGAAGCGGTATTTGGGTGCAAAAAGGAGATTCACAATAGCTTTAAAGTTGCGTGTAGTGATTGTAAGGGCACAGGTGCTAAAGGTGGCAAACTCAATACTTGCAAGGATTGTGGTGGCAAGGGGCAGGTGTATATGCGGCAGGGTTTTATGACTTT harbors:
- the truD gene encoding tRNA pseudouridine(13) synthase TruD, whose amino-acid sequence is MSLHSHTFENTFRIYPFTHTPIECHFNASPRDFVIKEMPLYEPSGSGEHLLLYVRKKGLSTFELLKILSNTLGCRVRDIGYAGLKDKAATSYQYLSIPRSLHNRIESALSYLSTQHIKILTLTPHNHKLKIGHLKGNSFFIRLKKVSPNNATKLHSILGLLAQSGFPNYFGNQRFGKEGDNFQSGKAISEHKLTLKNKKISNFLISSYQSHLFNAWLSSRIQLTQILRSFKPNEVLQALQSPNFPALHTFAHSCTSKLIQSLQSQKQPFVILQGDIMCHYPFGKNFVCEDTAIESTRFLQKHIAPTGALCGTKFTHSEHLAFDIEKQFLDLHIQANGTRRYAWVWAEDIEGQYIPQEAHFELHFYLPKGSYATIFLESLLGNHS
- a CDS encoding alanine racemase, with the protein product MSEIIIDSQSYKHNLNLISSHIGTHTEIAVVLKDNAYGHGLEQISTLAREYDIKSVFVKNYAEAMRIKDDFPCITALYGMPQGAFPPHIAFVINDKEHISILPKGTNVELKVNAGMNRNGIQVDEIDEFIKLILHQGLNLMGVFSHNGYGDDIDDEFEHTQKRFALIKQEVKDLAQKYGFPLPRFHSLSSSGAVREAMKNKISDDLVRIGIAAYGYLDVAFENPISAKLRKVAALYADRISTRILPQNARIGYSGCTKMDSQNKVSTYDIGYGDGFFRVSERHKVYTAKGYQILPRSSMDCFSCICDEPRICVFDDANVIAQAFGTISYEILTHLSPFIKRTII
- a CDS encoding c-type cytochrome, which gives rise to MKKLLLLTLLGFASFAFAEAPAVFKKCVACHGPDAKKIAPGSKGDKTIAGMSKDELLTQLKGYKAKTADNGGAKAIMYGQMANVSDADIEALADYISKLPK
- the recR gene encoding recombination mediator RecR, which codes for MNQYKSSLKAFSELISTLEKLPAIGKKSAQKMAYALCMENKFLGLNIAHAIENAALLVQKCHKCFGISESEICDICLDSSRENGELCIVANPRDIFTLEDMGEFRGRYFVLDSQGDLEQIDFALLNQRISVESVREIIFALSPSLANEAIMLYIEDKINAPLHFSKIAQGVPTGIGLDAIDQLSLSRAMSLRVKL